Sequence from the Amycolatopsis sp. NBC_00345 genome:
AAGCTGGGCACGGCCATCACGAGCGGCAAGAGCGTCCCGCTCGGCGAGCTGTTCGGCGGCAGCGGCACGATCCGCGAGGTCACGCCGGACCCGCGCCGCCGGCCGTTCAGCACCGCGGAGTTCGTGCAGGCCCACCTGGCCGCGGCGAACACCGGCCCCGGCCCGCACGGCCACGGTTTCACCGACGCCAACGCGGACGGCCAGAACGTCTACTACACCTTCCGCATCGCCCCCGGCGTCACCGGCATCAGCCTCGACACCACCACCCAGGGCGGTTTCGCGGACGGCTCGATCGGCCTCGGGCAGTTCACCTGGCTGGAGTCGACGCTCAAGCGCGGCACGTCGGTGTACTACGACTTCTTCGGCCGCAAGGTCACGCAATCGGTCACCGACGAGCTGTTCATCCTCTTCAGCCACCACACCAGCGGCACCATGGGCAACCTCCTGCCGGACGCCCGGCACCTGCTGGAGCCCCGCCTGAACGGCGACGCGTTCGTCGGCCTGCTGAAGCGCTTCCCGAACGTGGTGGCGTGGGTCAACGGGCACACCCACCTGAACAAGATCACGCCGCACGTCGGCAAGACCCCGGCCCAGAGCTTCTGGGAGATCAACACGGCCTCCCACGTGGACTTCCCGCACCACGCGCGCATCATCGAGCTCGCGGACAACGGCGACGGCACCCTGTCCCTGTTCACCACGCTGATCGAGGCCGAATCCCCGTACGCGGTGGACTACTCCGCGCGGACCCCGTCGGCCCTCGCGGCGCTGTACCGGGAACTGGCGTACAACGACATCCACGTGGACTTGGGGCGGGTCGGTGCGGCCGAGGACCACAACACGGAACTGGTGCTGACCAACCCGCTCGGCTGAAGCGCCGTTAAGGCCTCCTTACCCGCGTGGCACGCGGGTAAGGAGGCCTTAACGGACTCCGCAACCCGAGGACCCGCGCAGCCGGCTAGAGCCGGGACAGTCCGTTCTGGACGAGTCCGGCCGCGCGGCGGACCTCGGCGGTGACCGCCTCATGCATCTGCGCCGGGGTTCGCCCGGCGTCCAGGTGCTTGCGCAGGGCCCCGAACTGGATCTGCCACAGTCCCAATAGGACGGTGGCGGTGATCTTCAGCTCGGGTTCGTCCTGGCCCATCCCGGTGCGCTCGGCCAGCGTCTCGGCGGCGGCCACGACGAGCTGGTCCATCATGTCCCGCTGGTAGGCCCGCAGCGACGGCGTGCCCTCCACCAACGCGTTGAAGCGCCGGATGTGCTCGCCGGCAGTGGCGGGGTCGTCGTGGGTGTCCAGCCAGGACGTCAAGCTGGTCAGCTCCGCGTCCAGCACGCGCAGCGCCGCCTCGACCGGGGGCACAG
This genomic interval carries:
- a CDS encoding TIGR03767 family metallophosphoesterase produces the protein MAELTRRAFTAAGAAGAGLLLCTPTANALDRALRRTATRSVRTAGTTLEQVATAVSPGTTAYTRLTGGPGWPLVVRSDLAAPQSGRDDRRHALGSFVQFTDLHITDTESPARFEYLHPYIGSAHRPQEALGTVATSALVERVNSVGAGPFTGRPFDFVVTTGDNSDNHELIELDWFLTTLNGGAVTPNSGDPSRYEGVQSSGNDEFWNPATPLADDYSKKGFPQLPGLLDAAIAPFTATGLDVPWYCTFGNHDDSVVGTLPEGIPGIDGWYTGRYKVIGKDESTKKKLGTAITSGKSVPLGELFGGSGTIREVTPDPRRRPFSTAEFVQAHLAAANTGPGPHGHGFTDANADGQNVYYTFRIAPGVTGISLDTTTQGGFADGSIGLGQFTWLESTLKRGTSVYYDFFGRKVTQSVTDELFILFSHHTSGTMGNLLPDARHLLEPRLNGDAFVGLLKRFPNVVAWVNGHTHLNKITPHVGKTPAQSFWEINTASHVDFPHHARIIELADNGDGTLSLFTTLIEAESPYAVDYSARTPSALAALYRELAYNDIHVDLGRVGAAEDHNTELVLTNPLG
- a CDS encoding TetR family transcriptional regulator; translation: MSARTVDRTAGSKTEGLRERKKRQMRRQLSDTATEMFLARGFDEVRVAEIAEACGVSEKTVFNYFPAKEALILDLPDTSITALRAELSDPAVPPVEAALRVLDAELTSLTSWLDTHDDPATAGEHIRRFNALVEGTPSLRAYQRDMMDQLVVAAAETLAERTGMGQDEPELKITATVLLGLWQIQFGALRKHLDAGRTPAQMHEAVTAEVRRAAGLVQNGLSRL